From Cricetulus griseus strain 17A/GY chromosome 1 unlocalized genomic scaffold, alternate assembly CriGri-PICRH-1.0 chr1_0, whole genome shotgun sequence, a single genomic window includes:
- the LOC100765626 gene encoding transcription elongation factor A protein 1-like, which translates to MSVNAMRKQSTDEEVASLAKSLIKSWKKMLDGPSTDKDPEEKKKEPTISSQNSPEAREESSSSGNVSSRKDKTNARDTYVSSFPRAPSTSDSVPLKCREMLAAALRTGDDYVAIGADEEELGSQIEEAIYQEIRNTDMKYKNRVRSRISNLKDAKNPNLRKNALCGNIPPDLFARMTAEEMASDELKEMRKNLTKEAIREHQMAKTGGTQTDLFTCGKCKKNCTYTQVQTHSADEPMTTFVVCNECGNR; encoded by the coding sequence ATGTCTGTCAATGCTATGCGTAAGCAGAGTACAGACGAAGAAGTTGCATCTTTAGCCAAATCACTCATCAAATCctggaaaaaaatgttagatGGTCCATCAACTGATAAAGaccctgaagaaaagaaaaaagaacctaCAATTTCATCACAGAATAGCCCTGAAGCAAGAGAAGAAAGTAGTTCCAGCGGCAATGTAAGCAGCAGAAAGGATAAGACAAATGCTCGAGACACTTATGTTTCATCTTTTCCTCGGGCACCAAGCACTTCTGATTCTGTGCCGTTAAAATGTAGGGAGATGCTAGCTGCAGCTCTCCGGACGGGAGATGACTACGTTGCTATTGGAGCCGATGAGGAAGAACTGGGATCACAGATTGAGGAAGCTATATATCAAGAAATACGGAATACAGACATGAAATACAAAAACAGAGTACGGAGTAGGATATCAAATCTTAAAGATGCAAAGAATCCAAATTTAAGGAAAAATGCGCTGTGTGGGAATATTCCTCCTGACCTATTTGCTAGAATGACAGCAGAGGAAATGGCTAGTGATGAGCtcaaagaaatgaggaaaaaccTGACCAAAGAAGCCATCAGAGAGCATCAGATGGCCAAGACAGGTGGGACCCAGACTGACTTGTTCACGTGTGGCAAATGTAAAAAGAACTGCACTTATACACAGGTGCAGACTCATAGTGCTGATGAACCAATGACAACATTTGTCGTATGTAATGAATGTGGAAATCGATAG